Part of the Apilactobacillus apisilvae genome is shown below.
TTCAAATAATGACATATCTGGTCCACCAGTAATATTTAATAATACTTGCTTTGCACCATCAATTGAAACTTCCAATAATGGTGAAGAAATAGCCTTTTTAGTTGCCTCAGCAGTTCTATTTTCACCATTAGCAGAACCAATTCCCATAAGAGCAGAACCTTTATTTTGCATAACTGTCTTAACATCAGCGAAATCCAAGTTAACATAACCAGGACTAGTAATTAAATCAGAAATTCCTTGAACCCCTTGTCTTAAAACGTTATCTGCTTCTTGAAAAGCTTCCATCATAGGAGTCTTTTTATCAACAATTTCTAGTAATCTATTGTTGGCAATAACAATTAAAGTATCAACATTTTCTTTTAATGCTGAAACACCTTCAGCAGCATACTTAGATCTTCTAGGTCCTTCAAAAGTAAATGGTCTAGTAACAACACCAACTGTTAAAGCACCAGAATCCTTAGCAATTTTGGCTACAATGGGAGCAGCACCATTACCAGTTCCACCACCCATTCCAGCTGTAACAAATACCATATCTGATCCTTCAAGTGCTTGAGCAAGTGCCTCTTCACTTTCTTCAGCAGCTTTAGTTCCAACTGATGGGTCTGAACCTGCTCCAAGTCCTCTAGTCAATTTAGGCCCTAATTGGATTTTAGTTTCAGCTTGAGATGTGCTTAGTGCTTGAACATCAGTGTTAGCTACAATGAATTCTACACCTTTAACATCTTCAGCAATCATACGATTGACGGCATTACTACCACCGCCTCCAACACCGATTACTTTAATTTTTGCTCCGCGATCTTCTGTAGAATCTAATGAAAATTCCATGTAAAATTCCTCCGTTTAATCCTTTTTAATTATTCAAAAAATTCTTTGTAAAAGCCATGCCATTTATTTTTAGCACCATTTCTTAATCTAGAAACCATGCCCTTTTTCTTCTTATTATTATTGGCAGGTTGATTATGATTGTTTTCTGATTCATGTTCATCATCAGAAGCATCATTTTGAATAAAGCTATCATCTTCAACATTGCTATTATAATCTTCATTAACAATTTTACCTTCTAAAGAAGAACGTACTAATACTTGAATTTCACTCATGTTAGCACGATATGTTACCAATGACAAAGGTAAAGAAAATGAAGGATGTCTTAATCCCATTTGATTAGGAATATAAACCCTAACATTAGAATTAAATCGATCTGCTGCAAGTTCAGAAATACCTGGTAATGCAGCTACTCCACCAGTTAAAACAATTCCACCTGGTAAATCTAATGCAGAAATACTAGCCAAAGTTTTAGAAATCCGATTAAAGATTTGATCAACTCTTGCTTGGATAATCTCCGCTAAGTATTTTTCCGATAGTTTGATTGGCTGACTTTGTCCAACTACTTCAATAGGGAATTCATTGCCCTCTGAAGCTTCAATAGCATCAGCAAATCCATAATCACGTTTGACCTTTTCAGCGCTTTCAGTGGATGTATTTAGTACCACAGATATATCTTTAGTAATATATTCTCCACCCTCACTATCAACAGTTGTAAACTTAAGTTGATGATCATGAATTACAGAAGCAGTTGTTTGGCCACCACCCAAATCAATCAAAACCGTTCCGAAATCTTGTTCTCCATCATCTAAAATAGTCATTCCCTGAGCTAATGGACTATTAATAATTGCAGAAGGATTTAATCCAGCTTGAGCAACTGATTTTCTGATGTTATGAATAATTGTTTTAGGACCAGTAATAATGCGTCCCTTCATTTCTAGCCTAACTCCAACCATTCCTCTTGGATCTTTAATTCCATCAAAACCATCAACAATAAATTCATCAGGTAATGTGTCAACAATTTCTCTTTCAGGTGGTAAATTTTTAATCATTGCAGACACAGTAACGTTTTTAACATCTGTATCAGAAATTTCTCTTGATTGATCAGAAATAGCAACCATACCACTACAAGGTTCAATTTTTAATTGATTAGCAGGAATGCCGACAATAACATCATTAATTTTAATACCAGATTTTTCTTCTGCCTGATCTACAGCTCTTCTAATGGATTCGGAAGCTTTATCAATATCAACAATTATCCCTCTGTCAATACCATCAGAACGTTCATTTCCTAAACCTAAAACATTCATCTGTCCTTTAACATTTTCAGCAACGATAACTTTGATAGATGTAGTTCCAATATCTAATCCAACATACATTTCAGAATTCATTATCCCAAAGGAACCCTCCAATTAAGATTCAATTTTTGTTAGAATACTCGTTTTTTATAAATTATAGTTATAATTTAATTTTAACATATTATTTTTTAACTCTAAAGACACTTATTTTTGCTTATTTATCGGATATGAATAAGCGCCGACTTCCATATTAATGATACTCTTGTACTTTAATTTGGTAGCAATAGAACGATAAAACTGCATTTTGTAACTAAAATTACTCAACAGTACTAAAACCTTATTTCCGTCCCTCATATATATATGCAATTCATCAGGATATACTTTGGTAGGAGCATAAGATATGACCCTAATATTATCACGAATATCTTTAGGTAGACTCATATATTTATCAATAATTGATTTTAAATTATCTCTGTCCTTAAAATTAACAATATAAGGAAGCTTAATATCGTTAGGGTTGTCTATTGGAGAATTAGAAACACTACCATTTTCTAATATTAAATAATGTGCAAGTCCTCTGGTCTCATAACCAATTTCTTTATAAGGTCTAACTTGAACAATTAATTTATTAAAAGAGAGAATCCTAATAGAAACTGATTTAATTCTGTGATCATTATCTAATAATTTATTAACTATTTTTTTCCTATGACCCACAACTTTAAAAATACTATCCCCAGTGTTAACATTCAATAATTTTTTTACATAATTTTTTGGAATGTAACCATTACCATCAATCTGAACAGAATCAAACTTACTTAATGGAGATATAAGATAGGTCAAAAAAATAAGTGCAAATATAAGTGGTATAAATATTATTAAAGTCTTTTTTAATTTAAATTTTATTTTACCTATCTTTATTTTTTTAAATAAATTAAAAAATTTATCAATAGATTTTTTAATTTCATCTTTAAAAGAGATATTTTTAAACAAATTTGAAAAATAATTTTTAAATTTTTTAAATTGATCTTGTAAAAAATCTTTCATAAACGGTTTCCTCTTATTTAATAATTGACTTTGCTAAATTCAATAATTGAGTAGCTGAATCTGTGCATCCCATTTTTTTCGAGTTTTCCGCCATTTGCTTTCTCTTTACATCATCATGCATTACAAAGTCAATATTATTCATTAAGGTTTTAGGTGACAAATCATCTTCAGTAATAATTAAGGCAGCATCATTTTTAACTAAACTTAAAGCATTCTTAGTTTGATGATCTGCAGTAACATATGGACTAGGAATTAAAATTGAAGGAATTCCTAATGCAGTAATTTCAGCTAAACTAGTAGCTCCAGCTCTACCAACTATCAAATCAACTTTAGGTAAAATACTAGGCATATCAGATATATACTTTTTAACACGAATATTATCAGCAACCTTAGTATTGGATAATTGAGCTTGAACATCTGCATATCGATTAGAACCAGTAACGAAAACTACTTGGTAACTACGTTTATTAAAATTTGTCATTGATTCCTCAACAACTTTATTAATTTTTAAAGCACCTTGACTCCCACCAAAAATTAAAACTGTTGGCAAATCATCTTTCAAATCATATTCAGACCATTTAAATTCACTGTGCATATTAGCAACTTGTTGGGCTCTAGGATTACCAGTATATGTAGTTTTATATTCTGGAAATTGTTTTATAGCATCCTTAAAGCCTACCGCTATTTTAGTTACGTGCTTACTTAAGAAACGATTAGTCAATCCAACCACACTATTTTGTTCGTGGATCATAGTTGGAACTTTCATTTTAGATGCAGCGTAAAGAACAGCACCTGATACATAACCACCAGTTCCGATTACTATATCTGGCTTAAAGTCTTTGATTATTTTTTTGGAATTATGAACACTTTTTAGAAATAAAGCAACCGTTTTAAAATTATATAGAGATAAAGAACGTTTAAATCCTTGAATTTCTAGCTCTTTAAAATCAATGCCTTTTTTAGGAACAATGTTTTTTTCTAATCCTCTAGTAGAACCTACATATAATATTTTAGAATTTGGCTCTTGTTTTAATAATTCTTCAATAAATGCTAGTGCTGGATATATATGTCCACCGGTACCTCCACCGGAGATAATTACCCTCATTTTTCTTCCTTCTTTCCAGTTAAATTTTCTACGTCTTTTATAAATTGGTCACCACGAACTTCAAAAGTTGAAAATTGATCCCAACTAGCATTAGCTGGAGAAAGTAATATAATATCTCCTTGATTACTTAATTTGTATGCCAATGGAACAGCTTCATCTAAGTTATTAACTAATTTAATATTTTTTATATTCGCTTGTTTGGCAGCATCTTCTAATAAGTATCTAGTTTCACCAAACAAAACAATACCGCTAACATGTTTTTTTAAATCAGGAACTAATTGATCAAACTTATATCCTCGATCCAATCCACCAGCTAACAAAACTACCGGTTTATTAAATCCTCTTAAGGCCATTTGAGTAGCTTCAATATCAGTAGCTTTAGAGTCATTATAGAATTTTCTATCTTCACTTTCTAAAACATATTGAACACGATGCCTAACTCCACCGAATGTTTCTAAAACATGTTTAATTGCTACATTAGAACGTTGCTTAATCTTTGCAACAGCAATTGCAGCTAAAGCATTCTCAATATTTTGTTCACCAGGGATTCTAATGTTTTGGGCATCCATTATATATTCATCTTTAAAATATAATTTTCCATCCTTTTCATAAGCACCCTTGGTAGAATTCCCTTTTCTAGAAAATGGAATGACTTGAGCATTACTTTTTTTACTCAAAGATCGCCATTCTTCATTATCAAAATTAACAATAAAAAAGTCGTTTTTATTTTGATTCATAGTAATACGCATTTTTGCATTTACATAATTTTGTCTAGTCTTATGATAATCCAAGTGATTAGAAAAAATATTAGTTAAAACAGCAATGTGTGGATGTAGTTCAGTAATCCCTAATAACATAAAACTTGAAAGTTCCATAACGATATCATCATCTGAATTAGATTTTTCAGCAACGTTACTAGCAGGAACCCCAATATTACCAGCAACTCGGGACTCTCCAGAAGTTCTTTCCATATTCAACATTTTGTTAATCATAGTAGTAGTTGTTGTTTTACCATTACTACCAGTTACACCAATTAATTCAGCATCAGTAATTTCACTTGCTAATTCAACTTCCACAATAATTGGTAATTTTAATTCTTGTGCTTTTTTAACAATGGGTGTGTCATAAGGAATACCTGGGTTTTTAACAACTAAGTCAAAATCATTAGATGCCAAAATATCTGGAGACTGTTTGCCAGCAAGCACTTTTACTCCGATAGATTCTAAAAGCGCTTTATCAGTTATTTGTTCTTCGGTTTTGGAGTCACTTAATACTACCTTAGCACCTAATTTAATTAACAACTTGGCAGCATTAGTACCACTTTTACCAGCGCCTAACACTAATATATTTTTATTTGTATATTTATTTATGTTTTTCATAATAAATTCCTCTAATCATATAGAATTTTAAATAATAGTCATTACTCCTGTAATAGCTGTGAAGGTTGCAACTAACCAAAAAACAATATCAATTTTCCATTCTGACCAACCTAACATCTCAAAATGATGATGAATAGGTGACATTAAAAATATTCTTTTTCCAGTCAATTTAAAGGAAGTAACTTGGATCATTACACTTAGGGTTTCAATAACAAATACTAATCCAATCCATATTAAAGATAATTCATGATGTAATAAAATTGAAACAGCAGCTAATGAACCTCCTAAAGCTAATGAACCCATATCGCCCATAAATATTTTGGCAGGTTTATGATTAAAAATTAAAAATGCCAATAAACCACCAACAACTGCTGAACAAAAAATCACTACGTCGGTTTGGTGTTGAGCATATGCAATAACTCCGTATGCTGCAAAAGCAATGATAGATAGTCCGGAAACAAGGCCATCAAGACCATCAGCTAAATTCACCGCATTGGAAAAACCAGTTAAATAGAAAATAACAAAGATAACATATAACCATCCCATATTAAGATCACCATAAAATGGTATATTTAATGCCATTGGGAAATGCTGGGAATAAACAAAAGTGAATACAAGTCCACCAATAATTTGACCAAAAAGTTTTTGCCAAGCTTTTAAACCTTCATTTTGTCTTCTAAAAAGTTTTATGCTGTCGTCCCACATTCCTAAAAGTCCATATAAGACTAATATAAAAAGCAAAATTAAAATTGTCATATTAAAATTATGCATAAATAATCCAGTAATCAAACTAGCAATTATTATCGAAATAATAAAAAGAAGTCCACCCATAGTTGGTGTCCCTGATTTTTTTTCGTGCCACTTTGGACCTTCTTCCCTTATCATTTGACCCTCATGTTTTCTTCTAAAATAGCCAATCAAAGATGGCATAAAAATCAACGTTATTAAGAAACTTAAGATTATCGGTAAAAAAACATTTATCATAATATATTACATTCCATTTCTATTTAAATTTAACACTTAATTTAGACATATCATAAATTGGACTATTAGGTAAAATACTTTGTTGGTATGCATATCCATCACCTTGCAAGTCAACAGATATTCCTGCCATTCTGCAATAAGTTGCAACGTCATATCTAGACCAACCCTTAAAGTTTGCCAATTTTTTATCACCATCGGTTTGTAAAATAACTAATCTATCCTTTGTAACCTTTTCATATGGATCAATTGATTGGTCCATAACTTTATTACCATTACCAATGACAATATATTTAACTTTAGATTTTTTCATCTTATTTTTAGCATCATCTATACTGTCATTAACAATTTTGGGAACTTCGACATCATTTGAATTATTAGCATTAACGTTTTCTTCTAAAGCTAAACGCATCACTGGGTTAAATATTTGTGCCATTAATTGAGAAGCAGTTTTACCAGCAGGTAATTTAGGCTGTTTCATAGTTAAATATAAAATGTATTTAGGATTATTGGCGGGTGCAATTCCGGCAACAGAATATAGATAACTATCATCACCAGAAGCGTATCCAGATTTACCATCACTGACTTGTGCAGTACCCGTTTTAGCTGCAATTTTGTATCCAGGAATTTTATAATCAGCACCAATTCCATAAGGTTGATAAACAACATCTTCCATATGTTTGATAACTTTTTTAGATGTTTCAGAAGTAATTGGATTACCAACTATTTTAGGTGGTAATTCTTGAATTAATTTTTTATTTTTCGGATTAACAATTTTAGATACAAATCTCGGTTGAAGCATTTTTCCATCATTAGCAATCGAAGTTAACGCTCTAACCATTTGAAGAGCATTAACTTGAATCCCCTGTCCAAAAGCAGTATTAGCCTGTTCAATTGGATATTGGAACTGAACACTACCATTTTCTTCACCTGAAAAACCTGTATTAGATGGTTTAAAGAATTGAAAGCGATTCATATATTGACGCCAAGTCTTAGGTCCCATATTTTGTTCCAGGTGAGCCATTGCAACGTTACTTGATAGTGCGAAACCTTTATTGTAACTAATTGTTCCCCATCCGGCAGGATTCCAATCGGGAACAACACGTCCATCAATAAAATACTGACCAGATGTATAAGTTGCATTACCATTATAATGTCCACTATTAATAGAAGATGCAACTGTAAATATTTTCATTGTTGAACCTGGTTCATAAGAATCTTGTACCAATGTATTTCGCCAAATTTTGTCCAATCCCTGTTTAGTAGTTGCATTAAATGTTGGTCTTTGAGTTGCAGCTAAAATGTCTCCAGTTTTTGCGTTCGCCAAAACTGCATTCATAGTTGAAGGATGAGCTTGATTATATACATTGGTCATTTCAGTTTCTAATAAAGACTGTAAACGATAGTCTAAAGTGGTGTAAACATCATCACCATTTTTGACTTTTTTACTTTTATTATTCTTATTAGGAATTTCTACACCGGTACTATCTTTTTGTTCTTCGCTATAACCGTCTGTTCCTGTCAGTAACTTGTTATATATTTGTTCAATTCCCATTTGACCTACTAATTGAGAAGAACCATTTTTAGTATTTAACGGCGAAGCATATCCAATAATATGTGAAGCAAACTCTCCATTTGGATAAATTCTAGATGGTTGTTGTGTAAAACCTAAACCAGAAACATGCTTATTTTCTAATTTTTTCCTAGTAATTAATGAAATATTGGAACCAGCACTTCCAAACTCAACTTGAAAGGCATTATTTTTAGGAGACAAATTTTTTAGTGCTTGTTTATAAGAAATCGGTAAAACATCAGAAATAGCTCGAGCAACCTTTTTCTTATTAGTTACATACATTGGTTTATGATTAATATCCAAATAATTTTTATTCAAAACAGCATATAAAGTATACTTACTAGTATCTTCGGCCAAAGGTTGACCATTAGCATCGTAAATAGTTCCTCTTTTAGAAGGAATAACCTTATTTTGTGTATAAAGATTATGAGCTAACTGACTTAAATTAACTCCTTGAACATGCTTGAATACTGAAATGTATGAAAATCTTAACCCAATACACAAAAAAACGCCCATACATAGCAACAACAAAAGTTGTCCAACATGGCTACGATTTTTTTGGCGTTTTTTTAGTTTAGGATTGCTATTCAATTTATTACTCATTTACTTACATTCCTTACATTTTTATTAGACAATGACAAATTAGATTTTTTGGCAATATTTTGTAATCTGTTACTACTTTGTAGCTCACCAATCTCCTGTCTTAAATAAGTATTATTGTTATCAATTTTACTTAAAGAAGATTCAATTGATTGTAATCCAGTAGAATAATTGCCCAAAGTAATTTTTGCTCCAACTAAACATAACATTAATATAAATATAGTTACAGTTCCTACAAATAAAACTGATTTTTCAAACTTAGACAAAGAAAGATGAATTTTTTCCGTATTATTAGTAGCTGGTTTTTTAGAAACATTACTATAAGCATTATTATATTTCTTTCTAGCTAAATTATTTTGTGACATTTAAATTACTCTTTTCTATGTTATTTAATTGCTTATTCTCTGTATTATTCTAAGCTTAGCACTATGTGAACGATGATTCTCTTCAAGTTCCTCGCCACTAGGTAAAATTGGTTTACGACTAACCAATTTATATTTGGGTTGCATTTCAGGCGGGATAACCGGTAAATTATGTGGTAAATTCATAATAATAGTTTTTTCTTTAAACATAGTTTTAACTAGTCGATCTTCTAGAGACTGAAATGTAATAACGCAGATTCTCCCATTGACTCCAATTAAATCAATAGCCGATTCTAAAGATGTTTCTAAAGCACCTAGTTCATCATTAACTGCAATTCTTAAAGCTTGAAAAACTTTTTTTGCTGGATGACCACCATGTCTTCTAGCCGCTGCTGGAATTCCTTGCTTAATTACCTCAACTAATTCTTCAGTTGTGTCAATTGATGATTTTTCTCGATTATTTTCGATTGCTCGAGCAACTTGCTTAGAAAATTTTTCTTCTCCATATCTAAAGAATATTTTAACTAATTTGTTGTATGGCCAATTATTGACTATTTGCCAAGCATCTAAAGAATTACGTTGATCCATTCGCATATCTAATCGAGCATTGTGTTGATAACTAAATCCACGACTAGCATCATCAAATTGTGGAGATGAAACCCCTAAATCGTAAATAATTCCATCAACTGAAGTAACGTCCAATTCATCTAAAGCTTCACTAATATTTTTAAAATTGTCACGAATAAACGAAACTTTTCCAGCTGATATGTATTTTTTTAAGTGTTCTTGATTATATTCAATTGCAACTTGATCTTGATCAAAAGAATATAAATGACCTTTGTCCAATTGTTGCAATATTTTCTCACTATGTCCACCACCGCCTAAAGTACAATCAACATATATTCCATTTGGATTAATATTTAAGCCATCAACTGCTTCATTAAGTAGTACTGTTTCATGATGAAATTTTACCATTAGGGTCACCTCTTTTATATATTTTTTATAAAATAATCGATTAAAGTATATTTAATTAAATTCTACCACTATAATAGACTTTACACCACCACATTATCATTATTCATATAATAAAAAAGCCATCTAAAAAGATGACTTTTATAAAATTTGATAACCATAAATAAAAATTGTTAAAATCCACGCTAAAAACATATATATAATGCCTAATTTCCAAAATAACTTATAAAATTTAATAATATTAGCATCATTAGATCTAAATAAGTAAAAAATGCCTAAAATAATGCCTAAAATAACCCAAATAAATAATACTAAAGGTAAGTAAGATGTTCCATTTTTGTTTAAAGATATTTGATAAATATAAAAACCATTAATTAGTGGGAAAAAGTCACTAATACTTAAATTATTTGGAAAATATTTATTTACAATAGATTTAATAGAAGTGAATATCAACGAAACTATAAAAAGCAATACTATTTGAAATAATATTAAACTTAGAAATAAAAAAGGACTAATTATAATTCATCTTCTTTCTTTAAAATTTGAATTTGCAATATATAATTATCAATTGTAAACTTAGTACTAATATATTGTGTAGAAAGTGGTGCAATTAATGGCTAAAAAGAAAAAATCAAGATTCCAAATAATTACTATGATTTTTGTTTGGGTTATGATAATTTCGACAGTTGCTGGTTTAGTACTGGGATCTGTATATTCAATAATGCAATAACAAAAAATGGAACCTAAGTGGTTCCATTTTTTTATTTTTAAGAATCACTAGGTTGCTTATAAACTTGTCGTGGCTTACTACCCTCTTGTGGTCCTATATATCCACGCTGTTCTAAATCATCTATAATTCTAGCAGCACGATTATAACCAATTCTAAAGTTACGTTGCAATAAAGAAGTACTTGCTTTTTGTTCCTGAACAACAAATTTTAATGCATCTCCAAATAATTCGTCCTGATCTTCTGTTGCTTCCTCTTGCTTAATTTCTTCATCAGAAACAGTCATAGAATCATCATAATCAGCTGTTTGTTGTTGCTTTATGTAATCAACAACATTTTCTACATCATCATCAGAAATAAATGCTCCTTGAATACGAGCTGGCTTATTTTTATCAATAGGTAGATATAACATATCTCCTCGTCCTAATAATTTTTCAGCTCCGTTAGTATCAATAATGGTTCTAGAATCAACACCACTAGAGACGGCAAAAGCAATTCTAGAAGGAACATTTGATTTAATTAATCCTGTAATAACATCAACTGAAGGCCTTTGAGTAGCCAAAATCATATGAATTCCAGCTGCACGCCCCATTTGAGCTAATCTAATAATAGCGCTCTCTACTTCATTCGAAACAGTCATCATTAAATCTGCCAATTCATCCACAACGACAACAATATAAGGTAAAGGCTCTCTATCTCCATTATCTTCTTGATTTAATTTTTTAACGTAGTCATTATAATTACTAATTTTTCGTTGATTATTTTTAGCGAATAAATCATAACGATGTTCCATTTCTTTAACAACTTTGTTCAAAGATCTAGCAGCTTTTTTAGGTTCAGAAACAACTGGTGTTAATAAATGTGGGATTCCATTATATACGCCTAACTCAACCTTTTTAGGATCAATAAGCATCATTTTAACCTCACTAGGTTTAGCATTTAATAAAATACTAGTAATGATTCCATTAATCGCAACGGATTTACCACTACCAGTGGATCCAGCAATCAGTAAATGTGGCAACTTTGTCAAATCAGTTGAAATAACATCGCCATTTACATTTCTTCCTAAAGGAACACTTAGTAAACCATGTTTTGGGCTTTGTGACTCCACAACATCCCTAAAAGAAACCATTGATACTTGTTTGTTAGGAACTTCAATTCCAATTAATGACTTTCCAGGAATTGGTGCCTCAATTCTAATATCTTTAGCAGCAAGTGCCAAGGCTAAATCGTCAGCCAAATTAACAATTTTACTAACTTTCACCCCAATTGCTGGATGGATTTCATATTCTGTAACTGATGGTCCTAAGCTGACATTTTTAATTTCAGCATCTACACCAAAACTATTAAGTGTCTTTTTTAAAACACCAGTATTATGGTCAATTTCCTTATACTCATCTGATTGATCCGTTTGTTTAACTTCAGATAAAAGATTATATGATGGTAAAGTATAATCACTATCATCTGCTGAACTAACGTTAATATTATTATCATCTTCTTTAGTCTCTTGATGTTTATTTATAACATCAGATACTTTGGGAGATTCTTTATTTTCTTTATTATAATCACTAGCTATTT
Proteins encoded:
- a CDS encoding DNA translocase FtsK, with the protein product MGGLLLFKGNKFKFNPRIIIGSLFIYLGGLLLLSALTLTNDSSMNFINQNLQLISHDFISMNDSSVLGGGIIGAILLTIFNFLVSILGSEIIAILSMVIGALILCNISMNQLFAKFQKNSENLSKKLGISSQKISYKIHNVHLKSHKSSKIFNNSDNIKQEERFEDNKKVSKSNHEENKPKLSGWMDKHISDKDEAKDYKIASDYNKENKESPKVSDVINKHQETKEDDNNINVSSADDSDYTLPSYNLLSEVKQTDQSDEYKEIDHNTGVLKKTLNSFGVDAEIKNVSLGPSVTEYEIHPAIGVKVSKIVNLADDLALALAAKDIRIEAPIPGKSLIGIEVPNKQVSMVSFRDVVESQSPKHGLLSVPLGRNVNGDVISTDLTKLPHLLIAGSTGSGKSVAINGIITSILLNAKPSEVKMMLIDPKKVELGVYNGIPHLLTPVVSEPKKAARSLNKVVKEMEHRYDLFAKNNQRKISNYNDYVKKLNQEDNGDREPLPYIVVVVDELADLMMTVSNEVESAIIRLAQMGRAAGIHMILATQRPSVDVITGLIKSNVPSRIAFAVSSGVDSRTIIDTNGAEKLLGRGDMLYLPIDKNKPARIQGAFISDDDVENVVDYIKQQQTADYDDSMTVSDEEIKQEEATEDQDELFGDALKFVVQEQKASTSLLQRNFRIGYNRAARIIDDLEQRGYIGPQEGSKPRQVYKQPSDS
- the rsmH gene encoding 16S rRNA (cytosine(1402)-N(4))-methyltransferase RsmH, with product MVKFHHETVLLNEAVDGLNINPNGIYVDCTLGGGGHSEKILQQLDKGHLYSFDQDQVAIEYNQEHLKKYISAGKVSFIRDNFKNISEALDELDVTSVDGIIYDLGVSSPQFDDASRGFSYQHNARLDMRMDQRNSLDAWQIVNNWPYNKLVKIFFRYGEEKFSKQVARAIENNREKSSIDTTEELVEVIKQGIPAAARRHGGHPAKKVFQALRIAVNDELGALETSLESAIDLIGVNGRICVITFQSLEDRLVKTMFKEKTIIMNLPHNLPVIPPEMQPKYKLVSRKPILPSGEELEENHRSHSAKLRIIQRISN
- a CDS encoding DUF4044 domain-containing protein, whose product is MAKKKKSRFQIITMIFVWVMIISTVAGLVLGSVYSIMQ
- the ftsL gene encoding cell division protein FtsL, which translates into the protein MSQNNLARKKYNNAYSNVSKKPATNNTEKIHLSLSKFEKSVLFVGTVTIFILMLCLVGAKITLGNYSTGLQSIESSLSKIDNNNTYLRQEIGELQSSNRLQNIAKKSNLSLSNKNVRNVSK
- a CDS encoding DUF3397 family protein, producing the protein MIISPFLFLSLILFQIVLLFIVSLIFTSIKSIVNKYFPNNLSISDFFPLINGFYIYQISLNKNGTSYLPLVLFIWVILGIILGIFYLFRSNDANIIKFYKLFWKLGIIYMFLAWILTIFIYGYQIL